From the Gemmatimonas sp. UBA7669 genome, one window contains:
- a CDS encoding 6-bladed beta-propeller, with protein MPSLTTALVQISGIALALIALSGCFEKKSGTNPSETPAGPMTFSTGFLTVDSVRLESTDAAPIARISGIAVDSGGRIIIADASERTVRIYSSQGELLKSLGRTGDGPGEFREPRYVVALPGSELLIGEGGGRLHRYRDDTLLYSVQMDSVSFISSMSLARPGAIVVSTGDQRESSIVELNLEGKFQRRTTVFKGIPVGETPEDPRWQSVFQVWAAACGSTLYAAATIGDSIWETDSVGAMWRSHKVHYQGYSPPRLPSPASPPNRARPFESIKQYDVVQGLICDPKQVAFTYVRGVRNYGDPQVLMIRRGEQWSAHSSGPPVILLRSDTLYSLLHPGSDTTWIGKHVRR; from the coding sequence ATGCCTTCGCTCACAACGGCTCTGGTTCAAATATCGGGCATCGCACTCGCGCTGATTGCACTCTCCGGGTGCTTCGAAAAGAAGAGCGGGACGAACCCATCCGAGACTCCCGCCGGCCCAATGACCTTCTCGACAGGCTTCCTCACGGTTGATTCCGTGCGGCTTGAGTCGACAGATGCAGCACCCATTGCCCGCATCTCGGGCATTGCCGTCGACAGCGGCGGCAGGATAATCATCGCTGACGCATCGGAACGAACCGTGCGGATCTACTCGAGTCAGGGCGAGCTCCTCAAGTCGCTAGGACGGACCGGTGATGGTCCCGGTGAGTTCCGTGAGCCACGATACGTAGTGGCGCTGCCTGGCTCGGAGCTCTTGATTGGCGAGGGTGGAGGGCGTCTTCACCGATATCGCGATGACACCCTGCTGTACTCGGTGCAGATGGACAGCGTCTCATTCATCTCCAGCATGTCACTGGCTCGGCCGGGCGCCATCGTGGTCTCCACCGGCGATCAGCGTGAATCGTCGATTGTGGAATTGAATCTGGAGGGCAAGTTTCAGAGGAGGACTACGGTCTTCAAGGGAATCCCGGTTGGCGAGACTCCGGAAGATCCAAGATGGCAGAGTGTATTCCAGGTGTGGGCTGCCGCATGCGGATCCACTCTGTATGCAGCGGCAACGATAGGGGACAGCATCTGGGAGACTGATTCCGTCGGTGCCATGTGGCGCTCTCACAAGGTGCACTATCAGGGCTACTCTCCCCCGCGACTTCCGTCTCCTGCAAGTCCACCGAATCGCGCGCGACCGTTTGAATCGATCAAGCAATACGATGTCGTTCAGGGTCTCATCTGCGACCCCAAACAGGTCGCATTCACGTATGTTCGCGGTGTGCGGAACTACGGCGATCCGCAGGTGCTCATGATCAGGCGCGGCGAGCAGTGGAGTGCGCACAGTTCGGGTCCGCCTGTCATTCTTCTCCGGTCGGACACCTTGTACAGTCTGTTGCATCCAGGGTCAGACACTACCTGGATTGGGAAGCATGTGCGCCGCTAG
- the hisIE gene encoding bifunctional phosphoribosyl-AMP cyclohydrolase/phosphoribosyl-ATP diphosphatase HisIE, whose amino-acid sequence MTTLLDLDSLNFTKGNGLVTVVTQDANSGVVLMVAHADREALEHTLRTGEMHYHSRSRGLWHKGGTSGNVQRVVSLTADCDRDAVLARVLPAGPACHEGTTSCFREEALRAEVFGALDATIAARQAAIAAAPAAEGKPSYTQKLLSDRNLRLKKLGEEAVELATACVDGDRARAAEEVADLVYHALVALRAVGGSVDDVRSVLAARAG is encoded by the coding sequence ATGACAACACTGCTCGATCTCGACAGCCTCAACTTCACCAAGGGCAACGGCCTCGTGACTGTAGTCACGCAGGACGCCAACAGTGGCGTGGTGCTCATGGTGGCGCATGCCGACCGCGAGGCGCTGGAGCACACCCTGCGCACGGGCGAGATGCACTATCACTCGCGCAGTCGTGGCCTGTGGCACAAGGGTGGCACCAGCGGCAACGTGCAGCGCGTGGTGTCACTCACGGCCGATTGTGACCGCGATGCGGTGCTCGCGCGTGTGCTGCCGGCGGGGCCGGCCTGTCATGAAGGCACCACGTCGTGCTTCCGCGAGGAGGCGCTGCGGGCTGAAGTGTTTGGCGCGCTCGACGCGACCATTGCGGCGCGTCAGGCAGCCATTGCAGCGGCTCCGGCTGCGGAGGGTAAGCCGAGCTACACACAGAAACTGCTGAGCGATCGCAACCTGCGCCTCAAGAAGTTGGGCGAAGAGGCGGTGGAGCTGGCCACGGCCTGTGTGGATGGCGATCGGGCGCGCGCGGCGGAGGAGGTGGCCGATCTCGTGTACCACGCACTGGTGGCCCTGCGCGCGGTGGGCGGCAGTGTGGACGACGTGCGCTCGGTGCTGGCGGCGAGGGCGGGGTAG
- the hisN gene encoding histidinol-phosphatase, producing the protein MSETPEQLMQAAAEVARFASRVAMRWYRAEFNVEAKGDGSPVTIADREAERQAREWLAARFPQDGLFGEEFEPVRPDARRRWILDPIDGTKAFVRGVPLWGTLVACCEGDTVLAGAACYPVVDEIIAAAPGEGCWWNGSRARVSAVSSLASATALITDERFPEHPLRREAWRALSAECGVSRTWGDCYGYLLVATGRAEIMVDDIMNPWDSAAVAPIITEAGGVFTDWRGASTAFGGDVIATNAALSDNVRRVLCTPDSLGA; encoded by the coding sequence ATGAGCGAAACGCCAGAGCAGCTCATGCAGGCGGCCGCCGAGGTGGCGCGCTTTGCGTCGCGGGTGGCCATGCGCTGGTATCGCGCTGAGTTCAACGTGGAAGCCAAGGGCGACGGCTCGCCGGTGACCATTGCTGATCGTGAGGCGGAACGTCAGGCGCGCGAGTGGCTTGCTGCGCGCTTCCCGCAGGATGGCTTGTTTGGCGAGGAGTTCGAACCCGTGCGGCCCGATGCGCGTCGGCGTTGGATTCTCGACCCCATCGATGGCACCAAGGCCTTTGTGCGCGGTGTACCGCTGTGGGGCACGCTGGTGGCCTGCTGTGAAGGCGACACCGTACTGGCAGGCGCAGCGTGCTATCCGGTAGTGGACGAGATCATTGCCGCCGCGCCCGGTGAGGGCTGCTGGTGGAATGGGTCGCGTGCGCGCGTGTCCGCCGTGTCATCGCTGGCTTCGGCTACGGCGCTCATTACCGACGAGCGCTTTCCTGAACATCCCCTGCGCCGAGAGGCGTGGCGTGCGTTGTCGGCAGAGTGTGGCGTGAGCCGCACCTGGGGCGACTGCTATGGATATCTGCTGGTGGCCACGGGCCGCGCCGAAATCATGGTGGACGACATCATGAACCCCTGGGATTCCGCGGCGGTGGCGCCCATCATCACCGAGGCGGGTGGTGTGTTCACCGACTGGCGTGGTGCGTCCACCGCGTTTGGTGGCGATGTGATTGCCACCAACGCGGCCCTGTCCGACAACGTGCGGCGTGTGCTGTGCACGCCCGACTCTCTTGGCGCATGA
- the hisF gene encoding imidazole glycerol phosphate synthase subunit HisF — translation MLTRRVIVCLDVKGGRVVKGVNFVGLRDVGDPVALSTRYEAEGADEITFLDISASAEERATLLDVARRTAEQLFIPLTIGGGVRTADDVARALRAGADKVSLNSAAVSNPEVLTAAADRFGAQCVVASIDAKKNADGVYKVWVKGGREETPLEAVAWAQECVARGAGEILLTSIDRDGARTGYDLDITRAVADAVNVPVIASGGAGSAQHLVDAVQQAHADAVLVAGILHDGLTTVQALKQVMRDAGLVVRGSPSAPGVAA, via the coding sequence ATGCTCACACGGCGAGTCATCGTCTGCCTCGACGTGAAGGGCGGACGCGTGGTGAAGGGGGTGAACTTCGTGGGTCTGCGCGACGTGGGTGACCCGGTCGCGCTGTCCACGCGCTACGAAGCCGAGGGCGCCGACGAAATCACCTTTCTCGACATTTCGGCGAGCGCCGAAGAGCGGGCCACCCTGCTCGATGTGGCGCGTCGCACGGCTGAACAGCTGTTCATTCCCCTCACCATTGGTGGTGGCGTGCGCACCGCCGACGATGTGGCGCGCGCGCTGCGTGCCGGCGCCGACAAGGTGTCCCTCAACTCGGCGGCCGTGTCCAACCCTGAGGTGCTCACGGCCGCGGCCGACCGGTTTGGTGCGCAGTGTGTGGTGGCCAGCATCGATGCCAAGAAGAACGCCGACGGCGTGTACAAGGTGTGGGTGAAGGGCGGACGCGAAGAAACACCGCTCGAGGCGGTGGCCTGGGCACAGGAATGTGTGGCACGCGGTGCGGGTGAAATTCTGCTCACCAGCATCGATCGTGATGGCGCGCGCACCGGCTACGACCTGGACATCACGCGGGCCGTGGCCGATGCGGTGAACGTGCCCGTCATTGCGTCGGGCGGCGCCGGCTCGGCGCAGCACCTGGTTGATGCCGTGCAGCAGGCCCATGCCGACGCCGTACTGGTGGCGGGCATTCTGCACGATGGACTCACCACGGTGCAGGCACTCAAGCAGGTCATGCGTGATGCGGGTCTCGTGGTGCGTGGCTCGCCGTCTGCACCTGGCGTGGCGGCATGA
- a CDS encoding imidazoleglycerol-phosphate dehydratase — protein MSRSATVVVRESNETQIRIGLDGAGVESSIATTEPFLDHMLVALSRYAGVAFNIQARGDLRHHLIEDVAIALGQAFAAHIPATCARYGERTVPMDDALVQVVVDMGGRPYYRGPLPAKLYDHFFRSFADNARATIHVRVLRGTDRHHIIEAAFKALGFALREALVETGAVFSTKGAVKLDVSGGAASGGAR, from the coding sequence ATGAGCCGCAGTGCAACCGTCGTGGTGCGCGAGAGCAACGAAACACAGATTCGCATCGGCCTCGATGGAGCCGGTGTGGAGTCGAGCATTGCCACCACCGAGCCCTTCCTCGACCACATGCTGGTGGCGCTCTCGCGCTATGCTGGCGTGGCCTTCAACATTCAGGCGCGCGGTGACCTGCGGCATCACCTCATCGAAGACGTGGCCATCGCGCTTGGCCAGGCCTTTGCCGCGCACATCCCTGCCACCTGTGCACGCTACGGCGAGCGCACGGTGCCCATGGATGACGCACTGGTGCAGGTGGTGGTGGACATGGGCGGACGGCCCTACTACCGCGGCCCGCTGCCGGCCAAGCTCTACGATCACTTCTTCCGTTCGTTCGCCGACAACGCGCGTGCCACCATTCACGTGCGTGTGTTGCGTGGCACCGACCGGCATCACATCATCGAAGCCGCGTTCAAGGCCCTGGGCTTTGCGCTGCGTGAGGCGCTCGTGGAGACCGGCGCCGTGTTCAGCACCAAGGGCGCGGTCAAGCTTGATGTTTCGGGCGGTGCCGCATCAGGCGGGGCGCGCTGA